A part of Oncorhynchus masou masou isolate Uvic2021 chromosome 21, UVic_Omas_1.1, whole genome shotgun sequence genomic DNA contains:
- the LOC135508328 gene encoding homeobox protein Nkx-2.2a-like isoform X1, whose product MSLTNTKTGFSVKDILDLPDTNDEEGSITGPEEDNEGSETTKATGVLVQSPLENVQNLPIKNRFYDSSDNPYTRWLATTDTLQYSLHGLSASSQDSAKSPEPSADESPDNDKETSSNGSDSGKKRKRRVLFSKAQTYELERRFRQQRYLSAPEREHLASLIRLTPTQVKIWFQNHRYKMKRARAEKGMEVTHLPSPRRVAVPVLVRDGKPCHTLKAQDLAATFQAGFPLSAYSAQTLHQMQYNAQYCAATTPQFPSAHHLVQTQQWTW is encoded by the exons ATGTCGTTGACCAACACAAAGACCGGCTTTTCTGTGAAGGACATTTTGGACCTCCCTGACACGAATGATGAAGAAGGATCTATCACTGGACCGGAGGAAGATAACGAGGGATCGGAGACGACAAAAGCCACTGGAGTTTTGGTACAAAGTCCGCTAGAAAACGTTCAAAATCTGCCTATAAAGAACCGCTTTTATGATAGTAGTGACAATCCTTACACAAGATGGCTTGCCACCACAGACACTCTCCAATATTCAC TGCATGGTCTTTCAGCAAGTTCTCAAGACTCAGCCAAGTCCCCAGAACCCTCTGCGGACGAATCGCCAGACAATGACAAGGAAACGTCAAGCAACGGCAGCGACTCCGGTAAGAAGCGAAAAAGAAGAGTGCTGTTTTCCAAGGCACAGACGTACGAACTTGAGCGTCGGTTTAGGCAACAGAGATACCTATCCGCGCCAGAGAGAGAACACCTCGCGAGTTTGATTCGCCTGACACCAACTCAAGTGAAAATTTGGTTCCAGAATCATCGGTACAAAATGAAGAGAGCGCGCGCTGAAAAAGGTATGGAAGTgacccatctcccctctccccggCGGGTGGCCGTACCTGTCTTAGTCAGGGATGGAAAGCCTTGTCATACTCTTAAAGCTCAGGACTTGGCGGCCACTTTTCAGGCTGGATTCCCCCTCTCGGCGTATAGCGCCCAGACCCTTCATCAAATGCAATATAATGCTCAGTACTGCGCCGCCACCACTCCACAATTCCCTTCAGCACATCACTTGGTGCAAACGCAACAGTGGACTTGGTGA